In Devosia sp. 1566, a single genomic region encodes these proteins:
- a CDS encoding YbhB/YbcL family Raf kinase inhibitor-like protein — protein sequence MTRASSALATSATVLLALATPAAAQPQGTVGQYSDVTIEGSILEPSPVEIEDDAELAGKITVPEGFTVEVVGRDLGNTRMLAVHEDGHVYATRRQESDVIRLIDADRDGKFEDFAKVAGRPGMHGIFIDGDTAYLATAKEVFTAPIEDDGSFGELTRIIDDLPDAGQHPNRTLAIGPDGMLYITVGSTCNACDESNPESATILRATPDGKTRTIFASGLRNTIGFGWEPGTGKLYGADHGTDWLGDEEQKEEFNLVEQGKQYGWPYIYDFSNFNPQDNPPEGITLEEWAEASEEPLLGYTAHAAPMQMTFYQGEAFPEEYRGDAFIAMRGSWNRRPPSGYEITRVDFEDGEPKDWTSFATGWLIENDDQSYDFLARLAGLTEDIDGSLLLADDFNGILYRISYEGEDGAGSDAAAASSTPNLVETPAPSDTAINLVEADGTLAVSSPSFADNGAIPIAHAAEGHNASPALSWDEAPEGTKSFAVIMDDPDADEPKPFVHWVLFDIPADVTTLREGINTDPVLQDPEGAKQGSNSRGQTGYYGPRPPLEDPAHNYHFQVFALDLAELPVELGAKREDVLAAMEGHVLAKGEVVGTYQRPTEEKPKN from the coding sequence ATGACCCGAGCTTCTTCCGCCCTCGCCACCTCCGCAACCGTGTTGCTGGCCTTGGCCACTCCGGCCGCCGCCCAGCCGCAGGGCACTGTTGGACAATATTCCGATGTGACTATCGAGGGGTCGATCCTCGAGCCCAGCCCGGTCGAGATTGAAGATGACGCGGAGCTAGCCGGGAAGATCACGGTGCCCGAGGGTTTCACCGTCGAGGTGGTGGGCCGGGATCTCGGCAATACCCGCATGCTGGCGGTGCACGAGGACGGGCATGTTTATGCCACCCGCCGCCAGGAAAGCGATGTCATCCGGCTGATCGACGCCGATCGCGATGGCAAGTTCGAGGATTTCGCCAAGGTCGCCGGCCGCCCGGGCATGCACGGCATCTTTATCGATGGCGACACCGCTTACCTTGCCACCGCCAAGGAGGTGTTCACTGCACCAATCGAGGACGATGGCAGCTTTGGCGAACTGACGCGGATCATCGACGATCTGCCCGATGCCGGCCAGCACCCCAACCGCACCCTGGCGATCGGCCCGGACGGGATGCTCTACATAACCGTGGGCTCGACCTGCAACGCCTGCGACGAGTCCAACCCGGAAAGCGCCACCATTCTGCGCGCCACCCCCGACGGCAAGACGCGCACCATCTTCGCCAGCGGTCTGCGCAATACGATCGGCTTTGGCTGGGAGCCCGGCACGGGCAAGCTTTACGGCGCCGATCACGGCACCGACTGGCTGGGCGACGAGGAGCAAAAGGAAGAGTTCAACCTCGTCGAGCAGGGCAAGCAATATGGCTGGCCCTACATCTACGACTTCTCCAACTTCAATCCGCAGGACAATCCGCCCGAGGGCATTACGCTGGAGGAATGGGCCGAGGCGAGCGAGGAACCGCTGCTCGGCTATACCGCCCATGCCGCCCCCATGCAGATGACCTTCTACCAGGGCGAGGCCTTTCCCGAGGAATATCGCGGCGACGCCTTTATCGCCATGCGCGGCTCCTGGAACCGCCGCCCGCCGAGCGGCTATGAAATCACCCGGGTCGATTTCGAGGACGGCGAGCCCAAGGACTGGACCTCCTTTGCCACTGGTTGGCTGATCGAGAACGATGATCAAAGCTATGACTTCCTCGCCCGGCTTGCCGGATTGACCGAGGATATCGATGGCTCGCTGCTGCTGGCCGACGATTTCAACGGCATCCTCTACCGCATCAGCTATGAGGGCGAGGATGGGGCAGGCAGCGATGCGGCTGCGGCGTCCAGCACGCCCAATCTGGTCGAAACACCCGCGCCTTCCGACACCGCGATCAATCTCGTGGAGGCCGATGGCACGCTTGCTGTCAGCAGCCCCAGCTTTGCGGATAATGGTGCGATCCCCATCGCCCATGCCGCCGAAGGGCATAATGCCTCCCCTGCCCTCTCCTGGGACGAGGCGCCCGAAGGCACAAAGTCCTTCGCCGTGATCATGGATGATCCCGATGCCGACGAGCCCAAGCCCTTCGTGCACTGGGTGCTTTTCGACATCCCCGCTGACGTCACGACCCTGCGCGAGGGCATCAACACCGATCCGGTGCTGCAGGACCCCGAAGGGGCCAAGCAGGGCAGCAATAGCCGCGGCCAGACCGGCTATTACGGCCCCCGCCCGCCGCTCGAGGATCCCGCCCACAACTACCATTTCCAGGTCTTTGCGCTCGATCTGGCCGAGTTGCCGGTGGAACTGGGGGCCAAACGCGAGGACGTGCTGGCGGCGATGGAAGGCCATGTGCTGGCCAAGGGCGAAGTGGTGGGCACCTATCAGCGCCCCACCGAAGAAAAACCCAAGAACTAG
- a CDS encoding TIGR03885 family FMN-dependent LLM class oxidoreductase, translated as MQIGYHASHEQFAPSSLLKLVQQAQEAGFSCAKSSDHIHPWSERQGHSGFAWSWLGAAMAVTDFPIGSISAPGYRYHPAIVAQAAATLGEMFPNRFWLALGSGEALNESITGTYWPNKAERNAVLAECAAVIRALFAGETVTHRGRVTVVEAKLYSRPAQPVPLFGAAITPKTAAFVAEWADGLLITGGDVEEIRPTIEAFRDNGGANKPVHIQHALCWAATEDEAFEQALDQWSANVIGGEVNWDLRRPSDFDAATRFVRREDMAKAVFVSADLGRHRAAIEAYGELGATAVHLHQVGRNQAEFIEAFGTKVLPGLDRITASAR; from the coding sequence ATGCAGATCGGCTATCACGCTTCCCACGAACAGTTTGCTCCCTCGAGCCTGCTCAAGCTGGTGCAACAGGCGCAAGAAGCGGGATTTTCCTGCGCCAAATCATCGGACCATATTCATCCCTGGAGCGAGCGGCAGGGTCACTCGGGCTTTGCTTGGTCGTGGCTGGGGGCCGCCATGGCAGTGACCGATTTTCCGATCGGCTCCATTTCGGCCCCGGGATATCGCTATCACCCGGCCATCGTCGCGCAGGCCGCGGCAACGCTGGGGGAAATGTTTCCTAACCGGTTCTGGCTGGCTCTCGGCAGCGGGGAAGCGCTCAATGAATCGATCACCGGCACCTATTGGCCCAACAAGGCCGAGCGCAATGCCGTGCTGGCCGAGTGTGCCGCGGTCATCCGGGCGCTGTTTGCCGGCGAAACCGTCACCCATCGCGGCAGGGTCACAGTGGTGGAGGCCAAGCTTTATTCCCGCCCCGCCCAGCCGGTGCCGCTATTTGGCGCCGCCATTACCCCCAAGACCGCAGCGTTTGTTGCCGAGTGGGCCGATGGCTTGTTGATCACCGGCGGCGATGTGGAGGAGATCCGTCCGACCATTGAGGCCTTCCGCGACAATGGCGGTGCGAACAAGCCCGTTCATATCCAGCACGCGCTGTGCTGGGCGGCGACCGAGGACGAGGCGTTCGAGCAGGCGCTGGATCAATGGTCGGCCAATGTCATTGGCGGCGAGGTCAACTGGGATCTGCGCCGTCCCAGCGACTTTGATGCGGCCACGCGCTTTGTGCGACGCGAAGACATGGCCAAAGCAGTGTTCGTGTCGGCCGATCTTGGCCGGCATCGCGCCGCTATCGAGGCTTACGGCGAATTGGGGGCGACCGCAGTGCATCTGCACCAAGTTGGGCGCAACCAGGCGGAGTTTATCGAGGCATTTGGCACCAAGGTGTTGCCGGGACTGGATCGGATCACGGCGAGCGCGCGTTAA
- a CDS encoding cysteine hydrolase has protein sequence MNFTNCVHLCVDMQRMFAEETDWHVETLAGVLPAIEAMTEPHAARTVFTRFVPPERAEDAQGSWQEYYEAWPNMLRERMAPEMVDLVPSLQRFVPPAAVIDKPVYSPWWSGALHQQLQAKGVDTLVITGGETEVCVLSTLMGAIDLGYHVVLPKDAVCSSAAETHAAMLSIYDSRFGIQLTACTTQDVLDQWRREG, from the coding sequence ATGAATTTCACCAATTGTGTGCATCTCTGCGTGGACATGCAACGCATGTTCGCGGAGGAGACCGACTGGCATGTCGAAACGCTTGCCGGCGTGCTGCCCGCGATCGAGGCAATGACCGAGCCTCACGCCGCGCGGACGGTATTCACCCGCTTTGTGCCGCCGGAGCGGGCTGAAGACGCGCAGGGGAGCTGGCAAGAATATTACGAGGCTTGGCCCAATATGCTGCGCGAGCGCATGGCGCCGGAGATGGTGGACCTGGTCCCCTCGCTGCAGCGCTTTGTTCCGCCGGCCGCAGTGATCGACAAACCGGTTTATTCACCCTGGTGGTCAGGCGCGCTGCACCAGCAGTTGCAAGCCAAAGGGGTCGACACGCTGGTGATTACCGGCGGCGAAACCGAGGTGTGCGTGCTGTCCACCCTCATGGGCGCGATCGATCTGGGATACCACGTTGTATTGCCCAAGGATGCGGTGTGCAGCTCGGCGGCCGAAACTCACGCCGCAATGCTTTCCATCTATGACAGCCGCTTTGGCATCCAGCTGACGGCCTGCACCACGCAGGACGTGCTCGATCAATGGCGACGCGAGGGATAA
- a CDS encoding DUF378 domain-containing protein: MKALNLITLLLIIIGGINWLLVGAFQVDLVAQLFGGQDGAIARIVYVLVGLSAIYQLVPFFKAMSTDEVIAERGTTTTTRL; this comes from the coding sequence ATGAAGGCTCTCAATCTGATTACTCTACTGTTAATCATCATCGGCGGCATCAACTGGCTGTTGGTTGGCGCCTTCCAGGTCGATCTGGTGGCACAACTGTTTGGCGGCCAGGACGGGGCAATCGCCCGTATTGTTTACGTGCTTGTCGGCCTGTCGGCCATCTACCAGCTAGTGCCGTTCTTCAAGGCCATGTCCACGGACGAAGTGATCGCCGAGCGCGGCACCACCACGACGACGCGCCTGTAG
- a CDS encoding VOC family protein has product MPIAQRISINLLTRNIADNIAFYQALCGFQIVHQEAWYVVLAASPDSQFQLGLIDWVSEFVPRAARGEPQGAYLEVVVEDVAGAVEAIRPFGTEIIEEPTTFGPLTRAVLRDLDGHVIDVVSPGARYTIPPRRTVA; this is encoded by the coding sequence ATGCCCATAGCGCAGCGTATTTCGATCAATCTGCTGACCCGCAATATCGCCGACAACATCGCGTTCTACCAAGCCCTTTGTGGCTTTCAGATCGTGCACCAGGAAGCCTGGTATGTGGTGCTGGCGGCAAGCCCGGACAGCCAGTTTCAACTTGGGCTGATCGACTGGGTGAGCGAGTTCGTGCCCCGCGCCGCGCGGGGTGAACCGCAAGGCGCCTATCTCGAAGTGGTCGTCGAGGACGTGGCGGGAGCCGTCGAGGCCATTCGCCCGTTCGGTACCGAGATCATCGAGGAGCCCACCACCTTTGGCCCGCTGACGCGCGCGGTGCTGCGCGATCTCGATGGCCATGTGATCGATGTGGTTTCGCCAGGTGCGCGGTACACAATCCCACCGCGCCGCACCGTCGCCTGA
- a CDS encoding MBL fold metallo-hydrolase: MAVQIPLSQDARADETKQDEHLRELAPDLAYLRIVMVNVVFIGAPTGPWVLVDSGLPGSRNKILDAAESRFGAVPPSAIIQTHGHFDHVGVLEDLARHWNVPVYAHALEAPFLSGQEAYPPPDAAADGGIMPKLAPLFPRDPVNVSQWLQFLPPSGAVPVLPGWRWQHTPGHTRGHVSLWREADRTLVAGDAIITTGQESAYEVLVQEAEMHGPPRYFTPDWIAAEHSVRTLAALEPELVVTGHGRAMSGPEMRAALHRLAENFREIAVPRSQK; encoded by the coding sequence ATGGCTGTTCAGATCCCCCTGAGCCAGGACGCTCGAGCCGACGAAACCAAGCAGGACGAGCATTTGCGCGAACTGGCGCCCGATCTAGCTTACCTGCGCATCGTCATGGTCAATGTGGTGTTCATCGGCGCCCCGACTGGACCCTGGGTGCTGGTGGATAGCGGGCTGCCCGGCTCGCGCAACAAGATCCTGGACGCCGCAGAGTCGCGCTTTGGCGCCGTGCCGCCTTCGGCCATCATCCAGACCCACGGCCATTTCGATCATGTCGGAGTGCTGGAAGATCTGGCCCGGCACTGGAATGTGCCCGTATACGCCCATGCCCTCGAAGCGCCGTTCCTTTCAGGGCAAGAGGCCTATCCACCGCCAGATGCGGCAGCCGATGGCGGCATCATGCCCAAGCTGGCACCGCTGTTCCCGCGCGATCCCGTCAATGTCAGTCAGTGGCTGCAGTTCCTGCCGCCCAGTGGCGCCGTGCCGGTGCTGCCCGGCTGGCGTTGGCAGCACACCCCGGGGCACACCCGAGGCCATGTTTCGCTCTGGCGGGAAGCCGACCGGACGCTGGTGGCGGGCGATGCGATCATCACCACCGGGCAGGAGTCGGCCTATGAGGTGCTGGTGCAGGAAGCCGAAATGCACGGGCCACCGCGCTATTTCACCCCGGACTGGATCGCGGCAGAACATTCAGTACGCACCCTGGCAGCCTTGGAGCCCGAACTAGTGGTCACAGGTCATGGCCGTGCCATGAGCGGCCCCGAAATGCGCGCGGCGCTGCATCGCCTCGCGGAAAACTTCCGGGAAATTGCCGTACCGCGCAGCCAGAAATAG
- a CDS encoding ferritin-like domain-containing protein translates to MNEVSSIFLSGLRNAHAMENQALSIMKPQVSRIENYPEVARRLEQHIAETEVQLSRLDQLLEGMGGDNSTLKDMALSFTGAMAALGHTVAPDEIVKNSFANYAFEHFEIAAYKSLLALANHIGDTRAVELLTQNLREEQDMAAWLDQHIEPVTLQYAALREVGETAKR, encoded by the coding sequence ATGAATGAAGTATCTTCCATCTTCCTGAGCGGCCTTCGGAATGCGCATGCCATGGAGAACCAGGCCCTTTCCATCATGAAGCCGCAGGTGAGCCGCATCGAGAACTATCCCGAGGTGGCACGCCGGCTGGAGCAGCATATCGCCGAGACTGAAGTGCAACTCTCACGCCTTGACCAGTTGCTCGAGGGCATGGGTGGAGACAATTCGACGCTCAAGGACATGGCATTGTCCTTCACTGGCGCGATGGCGGCCCTTGGCCACACGGTCGCGCCCGACGAGATCGTCAAGAACTCGTTTGCCAACTACGCGTTCGAGCATTTCGAAATCGCCGCCTACAAGTCGCTGCTGGCGCTGGCCAACCATATCGGCGACACGCGCGCCGTTGAGTTGCTGACGCAGAACCTGCGCGAAGAGCAGGACATGGCGGCATGGCTCGACCAGCATATCGAGCCAGTTACCCTGCAATATGCAGCGCTGCGCGAAGTGGGCGAAACGGCCAAGAGGTAA
- the nagA gene encoding N-acetylglucosamine-6-phosphate deacetylase, with protein MSDLLAISGAPIFDGERWHENAALLVEFGHVSAIVDAHQIPGNAERVVLEGGSVVPGFVDLQVNGGGGVLFNNDPSLEAIRTICAAHAQFGTTALLPTLITDTPEVNERAIAAGAQAASAGVPGFFGLHLEGPHLAVARKGTHDPSLIRPMTSADLARLQAAVTLLPYLICTVAAETVTPEQIAALAEAGVTVSIGHSDADYATASRAFAAGATMATHLFNAMSQLGHREPGVVGATLMHGAVFAGLIADGIHVHPAAISVALRGKAGPGRIFLVTDAMSQTGTDLRTLTLNGRTIYRADGALRLADGTLAGADLDMIDAVRFMHSEIGVAWEEALRMASLYPAEAIGAEAEHGHLRPGAVASFVHLSASREVMATWINGTEQYRA; from the coding sequence ATGAGCGATCTTCTGGCCATTTCCGGCGCTCCGATCTTTGATGGCGAGCGCTGGCATGAGAATGCAGCATTGCTGGTGGAGTTCGGCCACGTCTCCGCGATCGTGGATGCACATCAGATTCCCGGCAATGCCGAGCGCGTCGTGCTGGAGGGCGGCAGCGTCGTGCCTGGGTTCGTTGATCTCCAGGTCAATGGCGGCGGTGGCGTGCTCTTCAACAATGATCCCTCCCTTGAGGCCATCCGCACGATCTGCGCCGCCCATGCCCAGTTCGGCACCACCGCGCTGTTGCCGACCTTGATCACGGACACTCCCGAGGTCAACGAACGCGCCATTGCCGCCGGGGCGCAGGCCGCCTCTGCTGGGGTGCCTGGTTTTTTCGGGCTGCATCTGGAAGGCCCGCACCTCGCCGTGGCGCGCAAGGGCACGCACGATCCCAGCCTGATCCGTCCGATGACCTCTGCCGATCTCGCGCGACTGCAAGCCGCTGTAACACTTCTCCCGTATCTGATTTGCACGGTAGCCGCTGAAACCGTCACTCCAGAGCAGATTGCGGCGCTGGCCGAGGCTGGCGTCACCGTCAGCATCGGCCATTCCGATGCCGACTATGCCACCGCTTCGCGCGCCTTTGCCGCGGGAGCTACCATGGCCACGCACCTGTTTAATGCCATGAGCCAGTTGGGCCATCGGGAGCCGGGAGTGGTCGGTGCCACGCTCATGCATGGCGCAGTGTTCGCGGGTCTCATCGCCGACGGGATCCACGTCCATCCCGCCGCCATTTCCGTTGCGCTGCGCGGCAAGGCCGGTCCGGGGCGCATCTTCCTCGTGACCGACGCGATGTCGCAGACTGGTACCGACCTGCGCACGCTGACACTTAATGGCCGCACCATCTATCGCGCCGATGGCGCGCTGCGCCTGGCTGACGGCACCCTCGCTGGCGCCGATCTCGATATGATCGACGCCGTCCGCTTCATGCATTCCGAGATTGGCGTGGCTTGGGAGGAAGCATTGCGGATGGCCTCGCTTTATCCAGCCGAAGCTATTGGGGCCGAAGCCGAGCACGGCCATCTCCGCCCCGGCGCCGTTGCCAGCTTTGTCCATCTCTCCGCGTCGCGAGAAGTGATGGCCACCTGGATCAACGGCACCGAGCAATATCGAGCTTAA
- a CDS encoding zinc-dependent alcohol dehydrogenase encodes MKALCWHGKGDVRYDTVDDPKIVHGQDAIIKVTSCAICGSDLHLYDGFMPTMESGDVLGHETMGEVVEVGKDNTKLKVGDRVVVPFNIACGQCWFCQNQMFSLCDRSNPNAAIARAAMGYSPSGLFGYSHMLGGYAGGQAEYLRVPFADVGPIKVPEELTDEQVLFLSDIFPTGYMAAENAEIEPGDTVAIWGCGPVGQFAIQSAWLMGAGRVLAIDNVPERLKMAEVHGKAETINFDNASPYDVLFQMTNGRGPDRVIDCVGTEAHASGAPDSVIDNVKQKVGLGTDRAHVLREAIMCCRKGGTISMPGVYIGMLDKVPMGAFMNKGLTLKTGQTHTHRYLAPLLQLVVDGKIDPTFVITHQADLSEGPELYRKFRDKEDGCIKVVMKPGA; translated from the coding sequence ATGAAAGCGTTGTGCTGGCACGGCAAAGGCGATGTTCGCTACGATACCGTCGATGACCCCAAGATCGTCCATGGCCAGGACGCCATCATCAAGGTGACCTCCTGCGCGATCTGCGGCTCGGATTTGCATCTTTATGATGGGTTCATGCCCACGATGGAGTCAGGGGACGTGCTCGGCCACGAAACCATGGGCGAAGTGGTGGAGGTCGGCAAGGACAACACCAAGCTCAAGGTCGGCGACCGCGTCGTCGTGCCCTTCAACATTGCCTGCGGGCAGTGCTGGTTCTGCCAGAACCAGATGTTCTCTCTGTGCGATCGCTCCAATCCCAATGCGGCGATCGCTCGCGCCGCGATGGGCTATTCGCCCTCGGGCCTCTTTGGCTATTCGCACATGCTGGGCGGCTATGCCGGCGGGCAGGCCGAATATCTGCGCGTGCCCTTTGCCGATGTCGGCCCGATCAAGGTGCCTGAGGAACTCACCGACGAGCAGGTGCTGTTCCTGTCCGACATTTTCCCCACGGGCTATATGGCCGCGGAAAATGCCGAGATTGAGCCGGGCGACACGGTCGCCATCTGGGGCTGCGGCCCTGTCGGGCAGTTCGCCATCCAGAGCGCGTGGCTGATGGGTGCGGGCCGCGTCCTCGCCATCGACAATGTCCCCGAGCGGCTCAAGATGGCCGAGGTGCATGGCAAGGCCGAAACCATCAATTTCGACAACGCCAGCCCCTATGACGTGCTGTTCCAGATGACCAATGGGCGCGGCCCGGACCGGGTGATCGATTGCGTGGGCACCGAGGCCCATGCGAGCGGCGCACCGGATTCGGTGATCGACAACGTCAAGCAGAAGGTGGGTCTCGGCACCGACCGGGCGCATGTGCTGCGCGAGGCCATCATGTGTTGCCGGAAGGGCGGCACCATCTCGATGCCCGGCGTTTATATCGGCATGCTCGACAAAGTGCCCATGGGCGCCTTCATGAACAAGGGGCTGACGCTCAAGACCGGACAAACGCACACCCATCGCTATCTGGCGCCGCTGCTGCAGCTGGTGGTGGACGGCAAAATCGATCCGACCTTCGTGATCACCCACCAGGCCGATCTATCGGAAGGGCCCGAGCTTTATCGCAAGTTCCGGGACAAAGAAGATGGCTGCATCAAGGTGGTGATGAAGCCCGGCGCTTAA
- a CDS encoding SDR family oxidoreductase, whose translation MSKVAVVTGGSSGIGLAAARGLAEAGYQVAICGRNAEALESVANSIDGHWARCDVTDDRAVAAFFAGVVERYGRIDLVFNNAGRFAPTTNFGDLPVETWREMIDTNLNGAFYVAREAFRQMRSQTPQGGRIINNGSISAYTPRPGAASYTASKHAITGLTKAISLDGRAFNIACGQLDIGNAATDMTSGMNGGALQANGTIAPEPTFDLRYVVEGLLYMASLPLEANVQFMTVMATTMPYIGRG comes from the coding sequence ATGAGCAAGGTTGCGGTAGTAACCGGTGGGAGTTCGGGAATCGGCCTTGCGGCCGCCCGGGGTTTGGCAGAAGCAGGCTATCAGGTAGCGATCTGCGGACGAAACGCGGAAGCGCTGGAGAGCGTAGCCAATTCGATTGATGGCCATTGGGCACGCTGCGATGTCACCGATGACCGGGCGGTCGCGGCCTTCTTTGCCGGCGTAGTGGAGCGTTACGGGCGGATCGACCTCGTCTTCAACAATGCGGGGCGGTTTGCGCCCACCACCAATTTCGGTGACCTGCCCGTGGAAACCTGGCGGGAAATGATCGACACCAATCTCAACGGCGCGTTCTACGTTGCTCGCGAAGCCTTTCGGCAGATGCGCAGCCAAACGCCCCAGGGTGGGCGCATCATCAATAATGGTTCGATCTCGGCCTATACGCCCCGCCCGGGCGCTGCCTCTTATACTGCATCCAAGCACGCGATTACCGGGTTGACCAAGGCGATCTCGCTGGACGGGAGAGCGTTCAACATTGCCTGTGGCCAGCTCGACATCGGCAACGCCGCCACTGACATGACGAGCGGGATGAACGGCGGAGCGCTGCAGGCTAACGGGACGATCGCGCCCGAGCCCACTTTCGATCTACGATATGTGGTGGAGGGCTTGCTCTATATGGCGAGTTTACCGCTCGAGGCCAATGTGCAGTTCATGACGGTGATGGCGACCACCATGCCGTATATTGGCCGGGGCTAG